In the Setaria italica strain Yugu1 chromosome VI, Setaria_italica_v2.0, whole genome shotgun sequence genome, one interval contains:
- the LOC101763719 gene encoding protein STRICTOSIDINE SYNTHASE-LIKE 10, with product MSRNYCFLLIVGLLLSSSCASKQVEAAEQTPWTVHVPKPDGAIQSLTVERIPLPHGITGAESLAFDRRGQGPYAGVSDGRVLRWDGDANGWTTFAYNANYKNNPICMEPARRPEDTESICGRPLGLQFHAKTGDLYIADAYLGLMKVGPDGGEAEVLAVEAGGVPFNFTNGIDVDQATGDVYFTDSSTTYTPARNTQIMIHRDTTGRLLRYDARAKRVAVLKAGLPYPNGVALSADQTHVVVAHTGPCQAFRYWIRGAKAGRYELLADLPGYADNVRRDTKGGYWFALNREKINATAPEHLVGVRVNSKGAEQEVMTAPKGVTLSDIAEKDGKLWLGSVELDHVGLVNFK from the coding sequence ATGTCGCGCAACTACTGTTTCCTTCTAATCGTCGGTCTTCTTCTATCGTCGTCCTGCGCCTCCAagcaggtggaggcggcggagcaaaCACCCTGGACCGTCCACGTCCCGAAGCCTGACGGCGCCATCCAAAGCCttaccgtcgagcgcatcccgCTGCCCCACGGCATCACCGGCGCCGAGAGCCTCGCCTTCGACCGTAGAGGCCAGGGGCCCTACGCCGGCGTCTCCGATGGCCGCGTTCTCCGGTGGGACGGAGACGCCAACGGCTGGACCACGTTCGCGTACAACGCCAACTACAAGAACAATCCTATCTGCATGGAGCCCGCACGGCGGCCGGAAGACACGGAGAGCATATGCGGCCGCCCGCTCGGCCTGCAGTTCCACGCCAAGACCGGCGATCTGTACATCGCCGACGCGTACCTCGGGCTGATGAAGGTCGGgccggacggcggcgaggccgaggtcCTGGCGGTAGAGGCCGGCGGCGTGCCCTTCAACTTCACCAACGGCATCGACGTCGACCAAGCCACCGGCGACGTCTACTTCACCGACTCCAGCACCACCTACACGCCCGCGCGCAACACGCAGATCATGATCCACCGCGACACTACGGGGCGGCTGCTCAGGTACGACGCCCGGGCCAAGCGCGTCGCCGTGCTCAAGGCCGGCCTGCCGTACCCCAACGGTGTCGCGCTGAGCGCCGACCAGACGCACGTCGTGGTGGCGCACACGGGGCCGTGCCAGGCGTTTAGGTACTGGATCAGGGGGGCCAAGGCTGGCCGCTACGAGCTCCTCGCCGACCTGCCGGGCTACGCGGACAACGTCAGGCGAGACACCAAAGGAGGCTACTGGTTCGCGCTCAACAGGGAGAAGATCAACGCGACGGCTCCGGAGCACCTCGTCGGCGTCCGGGTCAACAGCAAGGGCGCGGAGCAAGAGGTGATGACGGCGCCTAAGGGTGTCACGCTTAGCGACATCGCAGAGAAGGACGGCAAGTTATGGCTGGGATCAGTGGAACTCGACCATGTCGGCCTAGTTAATTTTAAATAA
- the LOC101773968 gene encoding protein MIZU-KUSSEI 1, translating into MVGFGAIYPAPGRPADDARSLPPSAGATTPADSTRTSSSFDGRASYDAGQQQHPPARAPGHSLEVPSRRHRAGRHGGASRPARLFQKLRHALPVLTTLTPRCGRLQVGTPAEVAAAGAAASSSSSASSSSCSRLVPKGASFSGASRPCRRVTGTLYGHRRGRVVLALQETPRCLPSLVVELALQTHALLRELGNPAGARIVLETERRPAPGPDADSGGARRKRYAPPLLDEPAWTMFCNGKKTGYAVRREATDDDLTVMETLRAVSMGAGVLPGTRCSSPTPDAAAADDEVPYMRGCFDHVIGSRDSESLYMIAPQGGGTGPELAVFFVRL; encoded by the coding sequence ATGGTGGGCTTTGGCGCCATTTACCCCGCCCCTGGCCGCCCCGCCGACGACGCCCGAAGCCTCccgccctccgccggcgccaccaCACCCGCCGACAGCACCCGGACCTCCTCGTCCTTCGATGGCCGCGCCAGCTACGACGCTGGTCAGCAGCAGCacccgccggcgcgcgcgccgggGCACTCGCTGGAGGTGCCGTCCCGGCGGCACAGGGcggggcggcacggcggcgcgtcccggccggcgcggctgTTCCAGAAACTGCGGCACGCGCTCCCCGTCCTGACGACGCTGACGCCGCGGTGCGGGCGGCTGCAGGTCGGGACGCCGGCCGAGGTCgcggctgccggcgccgccgcgtcctcgtcgtcgtcggcctcgTCATCCTCTTGCTCCCGCCTGGTGCCCAAGGGCGCGTCCTTCTCGGGGGCCTCGCGGCCGTGCCGGCGCGTGACGGGGACGCTCTACGGCCACCGCCGGGGCCGCGTCGTGCTGGCGCTGCAGGAGACGCCGCGGTGCCTGCCGAGCCTCGTCGTCGAGCTCGCGCTCCAGACGCACGCGCTGCTCCGCGAGCTCGGCAACCCGGCCGGCGCGCGCATCGTCCTGGAGACCGAGCGCCGCCCGGCCCCGGGGCCGGACGccgacagcggcggcgcgaggcggaAGCGctacgcgccgccgctgctggacGAGCCGGCGTGGACCATGTTCTGCAACGGCAAGAAGACCGGGTACGCGGTTCGGCGCGAGGCCACGGACGACGACCTCACGGTGATGGAGACGCTGCGGGCGGTGTCCATGGGCGCCGGCGTGCTCCCCGGGACGAGGTGCTCATCGCCGAcgcccgacgcggcggcggcggacgacgaggTGCCGTACATGCGCGGCTGCTTCGACCACGTCATCGGCTCCCGGGACTCGGAGTCGCTGTACATGATCGCGCCCCagggcggcggcacgggccCCGAGCTCGCCGTCTTCTTCGTCCGGCTCTGA